A region from the Pelobates fuscus isolate aPelFus1 chromosome 3, aPelFus1.pri, whole genome shotgun sequence genome encodes:
- the SUV39H2 gene encoding histone-lysine N-methyltransferase SUV39H2 yields the protein MAARGAWCVPCLASQETLQEMCRKEKLICKCIGITKRNLNRYEVEYLCDYKIKKGKEYFLVKWKGWPESCNTWEPKDNLKCSAILKQFHTDLYKYLSRVQFNNRGVVKDSIKFLDPTVSDYIVKKAKQRIALRRWEEELKRKKNHNGMIYVENIVDLEGPPVDFYYINDYKASPGVITLGEAIVGCECTDCFTGKCCPTEAGVEFAYNEQKQLKIPPGRPIYECNSRCKCGPDCPNRVVQKGPPYSLCIFRTHNGRGWGVQTLQKIKKNSFVMEYVGEVITSEEAERRGQQYDSRGITYLFDLDYESDEFTVDAARYGNISHFVNHSCDPNLQVFNVFIDNLDVRLPRIALFSTRHIRAGEELTFDYQMKGYGDLSSDSIDMSPARKRARTACKCGAATCRGFLN from the exons ATGGCGGCACGTGGAG CTTGGTGTGTGCCATGCCTCGCTTCCCAGGAAACACTCCAGGAGATGTGCAGGAAAGAAAAACTAATCTGCAAATGTATTGGGATAACCAAAAGGAATCTAAACCGTTATGAAGTGGAGTATCTATGTgactacaaaataaaaaag GGTAAAGAATATTTCCTGGTGAAATGGAAGGGATGGCCGGAGTCCTGTAATACGTGGGAACccaaagataacttaaaatgctCTGCAATTCTGAAGCAATTTCACACAGATCTCTATAAGTACTTGTCTCGAGTTCAGTTTAATAACAGAGGAGTGGTAAAAGACAGTATTAAATTTTTGGATCCTACGGTTTCAGACTACATAGTCAAAAAGGCTAAGCAGCGAATTGCACTCAGACGCTGGGAAGAAGAGCTGAAAAGGAAAAAGAACCATAATGGAATGATTTATGTGGAAAATATAGTGGATTTAGAGGGCCCTCCTGTAGACTTCTACTACATTAACGATTACAAGGCGTCTCCAGGTGTTATTACTTTGGGCGAAGCTATTGTTGGTTGTGAATGCACGGATTGTTTTACAGGTAAATGTTGTCCCACAGAAGCAGGGGTTGAGTTTGCCTATAATGAACAAAAACAACTTAAAATCCCACCTGGAAGACCTATTTATGAATGCAACTCAAGATGCAAATGTGGCCCAGATTGTCCTAATCGGGTAGTGCAGAAAGGTCCACCGTACTCTTTATGCATCTTTAGGACACACAATGGTCGTGGATGGGGAGTGCAGACACTCCAGAAGATCAAGAAGAACAGCTTTGTGATGGAATATGTTGGTGAA GTAATAACAAGTGAGGAAGCTGAGAGAAGGGGTCAGCAGTATGACAGCAGAGGAATCACTTATCTCTTTGATCTGGACTATGAGTCTGATGAATTCACTGTGGATGCAGCCCGATATGGAAACATCTCACATTTTGTAAACCACAGT tgtgatCCGAATCTTCAAGTATTCAATGTTTTTATTGATAACTTAGATGTGCGTCTTCCACGAATTGCATTGTTTTCAACTCGACACATCCGAGCTGGAGAGGAGCTTACATTTGATTATCAAATGAAAG GTTACGGAGATCTTAGTTCAGATTCTATTGACATGAGCCCAGCCAGGAAGAGGGCCCGGACGGCTTGCAAGTGTGGTGCTGCCACTTGTCGAGGATTCCTTAACTAA